The Spiroplasma citri genomic sequence CAGTGTGCCAATTTTTACTATTTTATATTTTTAATAATGCTTACAATGTTTATTAACAATGTTTATTAAACATTAAATAAACAATAGATAAACATTAAATATAACAATGTTTATTAAACAAAGGAGTGTGATTAATTATGTTAGGAATTTGAATATTTTTTTTAAAACGTAAATGTCAAATTTGTCATTCTATTTTGAATAAAAAAATTGTTGGTAGTTTGTATTTTAAGTTAAATGTTTGTTCAATGCAGTGTAACCGAAAGCGAGTTGATTTGAGTAATGTATCAGAAACCAAGTTATAAGAAGAATATTAACGTAGAAAATTGCTTTATTCGAAGAGAATTTATAGTTTTTAGAACAGATAAAGCTTCATTTATAAATTTACCTAATCATAATCGTCATATTGGTTTTTGATTGAGTAATAAGTTTATTTATCCGAGTGAAAAAAATTGTAATCAAGTAGCAATCGGTTTGATTTATGATAATTATTATTCTATTGTAAAATATGATGAAAATTTAAAGCGTAATATTTGAAAGAGTTTAACTGGAACGGAATTAATTAATTTATATAATCAATATAAACAAAATTACTCTACTAATATGAAAAAAGCATTATTTTCAAGTGAACCTAAAAAAGTAAAAACAAATAAAAATAATTTCACAAATTTAAGTGTTGAAAAAAAAGAACAATTAATTAAAGACTTAAAAAGTTTAAATTAAAATATTCCCAAAAAAGTTTTAAATAATATACAAAGTTTTAAGATTATATATTAAATAGACATAACATAGAAAGCTCACTGCATATTTTAAAACACAATAGTATAGTGCCTGCGATCACCTTTAAAGTGAAGCGAAAGGCAAAGGGTGAAAAAATGTTTAAAACAAATTTAGGAAAATTAATAAATGGAGATGCTTTGGAATTTATAAAGACATTAGAAAACGATAGTGTTGATTTAATACTAACTGATCCGCCCTATTTATATAATTTATCAAAAAGAGAAAACGAACAAAAAAATGAAAAAAGCAATATAACCAAAAGCATAAATAAATATATTAATGCTATCTATGATAATAATTTACATAATTCATTTGATATAAATACTTATTTAGATGAGTTTTATCGAATTTCAAAAAATAAATTTATTTTAATTTGAATGAATAGACAACAAATTATAGATTATTTAGATTGAGTTCGTAAAAAAGATATGCTTTATGATTTTATCCTTTGAAACAAAACAAATCCAATGCCAACTAATAATCATATTTATCAAGATAAAGAATATTGTATGATAATTTATTCTAAAAAACATCGAATTCCGAATTATAAAAATGATTATGAAAGTAAAAAAACAATTTTTAATTATTCAATCGGAAAAAAATTAACAAGACACCCAACAGAAAAACCATTATATATATTTAATCGATTAATTAGTAAATATAGTAAAGAAAATGATTTAATTTTAGATTGTTTTTTAGGAAGTGGTACAACCGCGTATGCTTGTGAACAGTTAAAACGAAAGTGATTGGGTTGTGAAATAAATAATGAATATTACAAAATAATTAAAAAAAGATTAAAAGATATTCAGTTTAAATTTGAATTTTAAGAGAAAGGAAAGAAAAAATGAATATTGCTTCAATTTTGGCTAAGTTAGAAAAAATAGAATTAGAACAAGAAAAACAAAAACTTTATTTAATTGCATTATCTAATTGTGGTTTGTCTGACTTACAAAAAACAGAATTATTAAACAACATTAATTTAATTGATGAAGAATATAAACAAAAACAAAAAGATAAACGACAAGCTAAAAAATTAGGCCTTAGTTATGCTAAATATAAAAAAATGCAAAAACAATAATTATTTTTTATTAATTAAAAACATAAATTATATAGCAGTTTTAATTGCGATGATGGTTGTATTATCCCAAGTAATGCGAATACAAATTATTTTAAGAACATCAATTCCATTATTTTTAATTCCATTTTTTATTAGTACTTTTATTTTAAATTGATATTGATGTTTATTTATTGGTTTTGTTGGTCATTTATTAGTTGATTTATCATTATGGGGTTTTACGCTAGGATCATTATGTTGAAATTTAGGAACTGGTTTATTAGCAATTTTATTAAGGATTATTTATTTAATAAAATATCATAATTTCTGAAAAATTATCCTACTATTATTAATAAATTTATTAATTTATTTTCCAATTGATTTTATACTTTTTTGATTAAATCTTGGAATTTTAAATATAGAACAAATAATAATCGGAGTTTTAATTGTAAACACAATATGCTTACCAACTTTTTATTTATTAAGTATCAAAATAATAAAAAAAATTAACCAAGGAAATTTTTAAGGAGGTAAAGATGAAAAAGCTAAATAAAAAAACTATTAACAAAATAAATGAATTAATGCTTAGAAGTTATCTAGTTTCAAAAGATGAAATTACTGATGAACATTGAGCATTAGGTAAACAAAATTAAGAGAAATTAAATTATGACTAAAAAATACTTATTAATTATTAAAAATGAATATTTAACTACTTATGCTTATTACACACTAGAAGAAGCAAAAGTGCGAGAAAAAATTGAAAATAATAATTATGGCTTATCAACGGCAATTATTGATTTAAAAGATATTGAATGAAAAGGAAATAAATAATATGAAAGAAATTAGAAATGTACAATTATCAGAATTTCAAAAAGAAATTATTAATAAATTAGATGATAAATACTGCTATAAAATTTCCCGTGGAACTGGAATATATAGTGGATATAATGCAATTAAGATTTTTAATAAAAAAATGGAACACTTATTCACAATAGATGAAAGAGATAATACTGTATCAATAAATAATTACATTAAAAATAGAAAAAAGGAACTGGAATTCTTGGAACTTATATTAAAGGAAAATAAATAATATGTGAAAAGATGAAGATGGCAAAGTTTATACAGAAGAAGATTTATTTAATGAAGCATTAGAAGAATGTCATTCAGAAGAAAGTGCTTATGACTATATTGATACTTTAATTGCAGAAAAGAATTAGGAGGAATTATAAAATGAAAACATTACAAGATTTAATTAAAGATTTAACAGACATTATTGTTGAAGAACAAAAAATAAATGATTATTTAGAATATGAAATATTAGATTTACAAGGTGCTGATTTACGAGGTGTTAATTTATCTTTTGCTGATTTATGTTATTCTAAATTACAAGATGTTGATTTACGTTATGCTGGTTTAAAAAATATTAAAATAACACGACAACAATTAGACCAATTAACTGTTATTGGGGAGGATAAATAATGGGAAAAAGAAAATATTGTGAAGATTGTCAAGAAGACGGATTAAATATTCCTTATGATGGTTATTATTGGTCTTTTTCAGATGAAAGATATACACAAAAAGAAATTGATTTTATTGTTGGCGAATGTTCTGCTAGAGAATTAAGACAAAATTTCAAAGCTAAATTGCATTATGTATGTGCTAGTTGCCTTATTGGAATTTTGCGATGATAATAATTTATTTAAAGTAGTTAATGAATTTGAACATGATGAAAATTGTTCAGAAAAGTTGTTTTTCAAATAAAAAAACAACCCTTTAACAAGAGTTGTTTTGTCCTATTTCATCCTTTATTCTACAAATTTTTAAATTTACGATTTAATATTTTTGGTGATACACCAGCAGAAATTATTCAACGTTTTTTAATAAAGTTTGAGATTAAATTTCCGGTTTGTGTTAAAACACTGTATAAATGAATTCATTTAGGTCTTTTGGGTTTGTTAAAGAAAAATTTATTAAATGGTGGTAGAAAAAATAGAACAAAGAAAAGACCTGATAATCGTGGAAAATTAGATGAAAGATTTAGGTTAATTTGAGATATTGAAAATAAATTTTCTAATGTTGGTTAATTAGAAATGGATACTGTTGTTGGTAAAGGCCATAAATCTGCTATTTTAGTTTTAGTAGAACAATCAAGTAAAAAATACTTTGCTATGAAATTAGAAAATAATACTGCTAATGAAGTTTTAGAAAAACTTGAAGAATTAGTTAGAATTAATGGTTTAGTTGGAAAAATTAAAGGAATAATAACAGATCGCGGAAAAGAATTTAGTAAATTTGAAGAGATGGAAAAGATTACTGGTTCTAATGTTTATTACAATAACTATTACTGAGAAAATTCCTGTTGCTGCTTGATATTTGTATGATAAAAACGATTATCGACAAATATATGGCATTAAAAAATTTGTTATTTGAAATAATAACCTAGTTGAATTATTTTAAAATAAATATAAAAATACTGGTTATTAATTATTTTAAACCTAAATATAATCTAGGTTTTTATTTTTTATGATAAAATAATAAAGTACTATTTGTAGAGAAATAAGATGTGAAAAAGAGGAGAAAAAATGAGTGACGAAATTAAAAAAAGAAGAAAAAGTAGATAATTCAGATAGTTATAGTAATGAGGATAGTTTTGTAAATATTTATAAGTATGCGTTAAAAAAAGGAAATAGTCCATTTTATAAAACATTTTTAATGGGTTTAGCTGCTGGTTTATTTATTGGGTTTGGTTATATTGCTGCAATTACGGCAACAAAGGGAAACTGAGATAATATCCCAATTGGATTAAAAT encodes the following:
- a CDS encoding pentapeptide repeat-containing protein, yielding MKTLQDLIKDLTDIIVEEQKINDYLEYEILDLQGADLRGVNLSFADLCYSKLQDVDLRYAGLKNIKITRQQLDQLTVIGEDK
- a CDS encoding DUF3627 domain-containing protein; its protein translation is MYQKPSYKKNINVENCFIRREFIVFRTDKASFINLPNHNRHIGFWLSNKFIYPSEKNCNQVAIGLIYDNYYSIVKYDENLKRNIWKSLTGTELINLYNQYKQNYSTNMKKALFSSEPKKVKTNKNNFTNLSVEKKEQLIKDLKSLN
- a CDS encoding DNA-methyltransferase; translated protein: MFKTNLGKLINGDALEFIKTLENDSVDLILTDPPYLYNLSKRENEQKNEKSNITKSINKYINAIYDNNLHNSFDINTYLDEFYRISKNKFILIWMNRQQIIDYLDWVRKKDMLYDFILWNKTNPMPTNNHIYQDKEYCMIIYSKKHRIPNYKNDYESKKTIFNYSIGKKLTRHPTEKPLYIFNRLISKYSKENDLILDCFLGSGTTAYACEQLKRKWLGCEINNEYYKIIKKRLKDIQFKFEF